In a genomic window of Drosophila takahashii strain IR98-3 E-12201 chromosome 3L, DtakHiC1v2, whole genome shotgun sequence:
- the Pex16 gene encoding peroxisomal membrane protein PEX16: MDSLKDMLKAYEAWVARNPDVVGDFETTAKWVSYFIAGRISSSNVLSELVYTLSNMLVFYNDRIIERARNARENSVIQLQSKLCYRLKVTLTTLEYSEVFIEISARRLFGQSGKWLVIALIQAFKAAGRFFILKHSTSDIITSPPIASLNRRALGKQRKSSADEQSSSDLLQQSQHSITFQLKRSGRVIRKVEGAPPLQYRDLKLHIDHNEAAKTQIPRKLLQAEYLYISKPLIHLAAMGLFGQRSWKQYAVALSIDLYSIHLYRQHRDLMSKQQKLELSRRCINILYFLVRSPFYDSFTKTRLERILDFVASSVPIAKMVAAPLKDYIPTWQSTYFYLWST; this comes from the exons ATGGATTCCCTGAAGGACATGCTGAAGGCGTACGAGGCGTGGGTGGCTAGAAACCCGGATGTGGTGGGAGATTTCGAGACCACCGCCAAGTGGGTCTCCTACTTTATAGCAG GTCGCATATCCTCATCGAATGTGCTTAGTGAGCTGGTTTACACCCTGTCCAACATGCTGGTGTTCTATAACGATCGGATCATCGAACGGGCACGGAATGCCAGGGAGAATTCGGTGATCCAGCTGCAATCGAAACTTTGCTACCGTCTAAAGGTCACGCTGACGACACTCGAATACAGCGAGGTTTTCATCGAGATATCAGCCCGCCGGCTTTTCGGTCAATCCGGCAAATGGCTGGTGATAGCGCTAATACAGGCCTTCAAGGCGGCCGGCCGATTCTTTATCTTGAAGCACTCCACCTCGGATATAATCACCTCGCCGCCCATCGCCTCTTTAAATCGCAGGGCTTTGGGCAAGCAGCGCAAGTCGTCGGCGGATGAGCAATCCTCCAGTGATCTGCTTCAGCAGTCCCAGCACTCCATTACCTTCCAACTCAAGCGATCCGGTCGTGTAATTCGCAAGGTGGAGGGTGCTCCGCCGCTGCAATATCGCGACCTTAAACTGCATATCGACCATAATGAGGCGGCAAAGACGCAGATCCCGCGGAAACTGCTGCAAGCCGAGTACCTGTACATCTCCAAGCCCCTTATCCACTTGGCCGCCATGGGTTTGTTCGGCCAGAGGAGCTGGAAACAGTATGCGGTGGCCCTGTCCATCGATCTGTACAGCATCCATCTGTATCGTCAGCATCGCGACCTCATGTCCAAGCAACAGAAACTGGAGTTGAGCCGGCGATGCATCAACATCCTGTACTTCCTCGTCCGATCGCCGTTTTACGATAGCTTCACCAAAACGAGACTGGAGCGCATCCTAGATTTTGTGGCCAGCAGTGTGCCAATTGCAAAGATGGTGGCCGCACCCCTGAAAGACTACATTCCCACGTGGCAAAGCACTTACTTCTATCTGTGGTCCACTTAG
- the Pex14 gene encoding peroxisomal membrane protein PEX14, which produces MSSNNTDTGDTIMATATAVQQDRDIVAGGEEQLPRESLITTAVSFLQNTKVRHTTLIQKQQFLRSKGLTAHEIQLACERAGVFTHDPNNPNPSPNTVISIGSQLQALQPQPTVFGRIREIIHSAALFSGVVYAVYLFWKKYIAPYLFGKPKKKPVDEVLDDIDKKVETRTNDLNKEISAVRDLITSQQREHSQQLNREFSNFRSDLDAIKGLLLNRKQFAGPVAPLAVPSIPAWQLAGSPHHHHRHSGSDDNEKGDDAGSGSGSSETEVVTKNSDSSLEIM; this is translated from the exons ATGTCCAGCAACAACACGGACACCGGGGACACGATCATGGCCACGGCGACCGCAGTGCAGCAGGACAGGGACATCGTGGCCGGCGGCGAGGAGCAGTTGCCCCGCGAATCGCTG ATAACCACTGCAGTCAGCTTTCTACAGAACACCAAAGTGCGCCACACGACGCTTATCCAGAAGCAGCAGTTCCTGCGGTCCAAAGGTCTCACCGCTCACGAAATCCAGCTGGCCTGCGAGCGGGCCGGCGTCTTCACCCACGACCCCAACAATCCGAATCCCAGTCCGAATACGGTGATCAGCATCGGATCCCAGTTGCAGGCCTTGCAGCCGCAGCCGACGGTCTTCGGCCGGATCCGTGAGATCATCCATTCGGCAGCCCTGTTCAGCGGAGTGGTCTACGCCGTCTACCTCTTCTGGAAG aaatacatTGCGCCCTACCTGTTTGGCAAGCCCAAGAAGAAGCCGGTCGATGAGGTCCTGGACGACATTGACAAGAAGGTGGAGACACGCACCAATGACCTCAACAAGGAGATTTCGGCGGTCAGGGATCTGATTACCAGCCAGCAGAGGGAACATTCCCAGCAGCTGAACCGCGAATTTAGCAACTTCCGCAGCGATCTGGATGCCATCAAGGGTCTGCTTTTAAATAGGAAGCAATTTGCGGGCCCCGTTGCCCCACTTGCAGTGCCATCCATTCCCGCCTGGCAATTGGCCGGCTCtccgcatcatcatcatcggcacAGTGGGTCCGATGACAACGAGAAGGGCGATGATGCTGGCTCCGGATCCGGATCCTCAGAGACCGAGGTGGTCACCAAGAATAGCGACTCCAGCTTGGAGATCATGTAA